From the genome of Nasonia vitripennis strain AsymCx chromosome 1, Nvit_psr_1.1, whole genome shotgun sequence, one region includes:
- the LOC100678140 gene encoding rho guanine nucleotide exchange factor 7 isoform X2 — MSKSDGPKLVTALFSFKGKNNDELCFKKGDIITITQTDDGGWWEGTLNEKTGWFPSNYVKEYKAPGTSLQSFSFSDSDSGSTSAKMSPEKSSPDSPIHQTLNRDIVLKDIVDSERANVAELQGLVNNFLQPLEAANVIKKEEYKQLIGNFHEVLETHQRLLANLDSALSQGPEARVGNIFLTLAPKLKSIHTTYCNCHPQAVCILDRYRDELNDFMERSGAISPGILVLTTGLSKPFRRLDKYSAMLQELERHTEKNNPDRGDTQRSVSVYRDIADRCAAIRKQRELALQILTSGIKGWEGEELNVLGDIIHVGPVILVSGVERRDRYFVLFPTTLLVLSISARMSSFVYEGKLPLTGINVVALEQSEEIKNAFEISGPMIESITVVCPSREERQHWIELLSQEQIAIRASNLSRSPTSISHSSSQNSKLQAAGAEHSSSPGNKAPWSLASFRPAPPIYALKTFGKPDAVDSCRSTKTCNERQFEDDAIILRVIEGYCLSANARFTVHSAMLDFDPLHKVNDRASFMHSRVGNWETCEDRWLSETVKALKSQMTDLQSQVSQLCKQLEEERKSRLSLAATVKRSMAVIDGAVP, encoded by the exons ATGTCCAAGTCCGATGGGCCCAAACTCGTCACAGCCCTCTTCTCCTTCAAGGGAAAGAACAACGATGAG CTATGCTTCAAAAAAGGTGacattattacaataacacaGACAGATGATGGCGGCTGGTGGGAAGGAACACTTAATGAGAAAACTGGCTGGTTTCCGTCCAATTATGTCAAGGAGTATAAAGCTCCAGGTACATCTTTGCAAAGTTTCAGCTTTAGCGATTCAG ATTCAGGTTCGACATCAGCTAAAATGTCGCCTGAAAAGAGTTCACCTGATTCCCCAATCCATCAAACACTGAACAGGGATATTGTCTTAAAAGACATAGTTGATTCCGAACGTGCAAACGTTGCAGAACTGCAGGGATTagttaataattttcttcaaCCTCTAGAAGCAGCCAATGT TATTAAAAAAGAAGAGTACAAACAGTTGATTGGAAACTTCCATGAAGTCTTAGAGACTCATCAACGTCTTTTAGCAAATTTAGATAGTGCATTATCTCAAGGGCCAGAGGCTAGAGTAGGAAATATTTTCCTAACATTAGCTCCTAAACTGAAGTCCATTCACACAACTTATTGCAATTGTCATCCGCAAGCAGTTTGCATTCTAGATAGATACAG GGATGAATTAAACGATTTTATGGAAAGGAGTGGTGCGATATCCCCGGGTATATTAGTATTAACTACTGGACTTAGTAAACCCTTTAGAAGACTGGACAAGTATTCGGCTATGCTACAAGAGTTAGAAAGGCACACAGAGAAAAATAATCCAGACAGAGGGGATACTCAGCGTAGCGTTAGTGTATATAGAGATATTGCT GATCGTTGCGCAGCAATAAGAAAACAGCGAGAGCTTGCGTTGCAAATTTTAACCAGTGGCATCAAAGGTTGGGAAGGCGAGGAATTAAACGTTTTAGGTGATATTATTCACGTTGGCCCTGTCATTCTTGTGTCAGGGGTTGAAAGAAGAGACagatattttgtattatttccgacgacttTACTCGTATTAAGTATAAGCGCCAGAATGAGTTCATTTGTATATGAG GGAAAACTTCCCTTGACTGGAATAAATGTTGTAGCGTTAGAACAATCAGAAGAGATCAAGAATGCCTTCGAAATTTCTG GTCCGATGATCGAGAGCATAACGGTGGTGTGTCCCAGCCGTGAGGAGCGTCAGCACTGGATCGAGTTGCTGTCGCAGGAGCAGATAGCCATCCGTGCCTCGAACCTGAGTCGCTCGCCCACCAGCATATCTCAC TCGAGCAGCCAGAACTCGAAGCTTCAAGCAGCAGGAGCGGAGCACTCATCGTCCCCAGGGAATAAGGCGCCTTGGAGCCTTGCTTCATTTAGACCAGCACCACCGATTTATGCGCTAAAGACTTTTGGAAAGCCAGATGCTGTGGACAGTTGCCGGTCGACTAAAACGTGCA atgaaCGACAGTTTGAGGACGATGCGATAATTTTGAGAGTAATCGAAGGATATTGTTTGTCGGCTAACGCGAGGTTTACCGTACACTCTG CTATGTTGGATTTCGACCCCCTTCATAAGGTAAACGATAGAGCGTCGTTTATGCATAGTAGAGTCGGAAATTGGGAAACGTGCGAAGACAG GTGGCTGTCGGAAACTGTTAAAGCCTTGAAGAGCCAAATGACGGATCTGCAGTCGCAGGTATCGCAGTTGTGCAAGCAGCTGGAGGAAGAGCGAAAGTCTCGTCTGTCGTTGGCTGCAACTGTCAAACGTAGCATGGCCGTCATTGACGGCGCCGTGCCTTAG
- the LOC100678140 gene encoding rho guanine nucleotide exchange factor 7 isoform X6, with amino-acid sequence MSKSDGPKLVTALFSFKGKNNDELCFKKGDIITITQTDDGGWWEGTLNEKTGWFPSNYVKEYKAPDSGSTSAKMSPEKSSPDSPIHQTLNRDIVLKDIVDSERANVAELQGLVNNFLQPLEAANVIKKEEYKQLIGNFHEVLETHQRLLANLDSALSQGPEARVGNIFLTLAPKLKSIHTTYCNCHPQAVCILDRYRDELNDFMERSGAISPGILVLTTGLSKPFRRLDKYSAMLQELERHTEKNNPDRGDTQRSVSVYRDIADRCAAIRKQRELALQILTSGIKGWEGEELNVLGDIIHVGPVILVSGVERRDRYFVLFPTTLLVLSISARMSSFVYEGKLPLTGINVVALEQSEEIKNAFEISGPMIESITVVCPSREERQHWIELLSQEQIAIRASNLSRSPTSISHSSSQNSKLQAAGAEHSSSPGNKAPWSLASFRPAPPIYALKTFGKPDAVDSCRSTKTCNERQFEDDAIILRVIEGYCLSANARFTVHSAGGCRKLLKP; translated from the exons ATGTCCAAGTCCGATGGGCCCAAACTCGTCACAGCCCTCTTCTCCTTCAAGGGAAAGAACAACGATGAG CTATGCTTCAAAAAAGGTGacattattacaataacacaGACAGATGATGGCGGCTGGTGGGAAGGAACACTTAATGAGAAAACTGGCTGGTTTCCGTCCAATTATGTCAAGGAGTATAAAGCTCCAG ATTCAGGTTCGACATCAGCTAAAATGTCGCCTGAAAAGAGTTCACCTGATTCCCCAATCCATCAAACACTGAACAGGGATATTGTCTTAAAAGACATAGTTGATTCCGAACGTGCAAACGTTGCAGAACTGCAGGGATTagttaataattttcttcaaCCTCTAGAAGCAGCCAATGT TATTAAAAAAGAAGAGTACAAACAGTTGATTGGAAACTTCCATGAAGTCTTAGAGACTCATCAACGTCTTTTAGCAAATTTAGATAGTGCATTATCTCAAGGGCCAGAGGCTAGAGTAGGAAATATTTTCCTAACATTAGCTCCTAAACTGAAGTCCATTCACACAACTTATTGCAATTGTCATCCGCAAGCAGTTTGCATTCTAGATAGATACAG GGATGAATTAAACGATTTTATGGAAAGGAGTGGTGCGATATCCCCGGGTATATTAGTATTAACTACTGGACTTAGTAAACCCTTTAGAAGACTGGACAAGTATTCGGCTATGCTACAAGAGTTAGAAAGGCACACAGAGAAAAATAATCCAGACAGAGGGGATACTCAGCGTAGCGTTAGTGTATATAGAGATATTGCT GATCGTTGCGCAGCAATAAGAAAACAGCGAGAGCTTGCGTTGCAAATTTTAACCAGTGGCATCAAAGGTTGGGAAGGCGAGGAATTAAACGTTTTAGGTGATATTATTCACGTTGGCCCTGTCATTCTTGTGTCAGGGGTTGAAAGAAGAGACagatattttgtattatttccgacgacttTACTCGTATTAAGTATAAGCGCCAGAATGAGTTCATTTGTATATGAG GGAAAACTTCCCTTGACTGGAATAAATGTTGTAGCGTTAGAACAATCAGAAGAGATCAAGAATGCCTTCGAAATTTCTG GTCCGATGATCGAGAGCATAACGGTGGTGTGTCCCAGCCGTGAGGAGCGTCAGCACTGGATCGAGTTGCTGTCGCAGGAGCAGATAGCCATCCGTGCCTCGAACCTGAGTCGCTCGCCCACCAGCATATCTCAC TCGAGCAGCCAGAACTCGAAGCTTCAAGCAGCAGGAGCGGAGCACTCATCGTCCCCAGGGAATAAGGCGCCTTGGAGCCTTGCTTCATTTAGACCAGCACCACCGATTTATGCGCTAAAGACTTTTGGAAAGCCAGATGCTGTGGACAGTTGCCGGTCGACTAAAACGTGCA atgaaCGACAGTTTGAGGACGATGCGATAATTTTGAGAGTAATCGAAGGATATTGTTTGTCGGCTAACGCGAGGTTTACCGTACACTCTG CAGGTGGCTGTCGGAAACTGTTAAAGCCTTGA
- the LOC100678140 gene encoding rho guanine nucleotide exchange factor 7 isoform X3, translating to MSKSDGPKLVTALFSFKGKNNDELCFKKGDIITITQTDDGGWWEGTLNEKTGWFPSNYVKEYKAPDSGSTSAKMSPEKSSPDSPIHQTLNRDIVLKDIVDSERANVAELQGLVNNFLQPLEAANVIKKEEYKQLIGNFHEVLETHQRLLANLDSALSQGPEARVGNIFLTLAPKLKSIHTTYCNCHPQAVCILDRYRDELNDFMERSGAISPGILVLTTGLSKPFRRLDKYSAMLQELERHTEKNNPDRGDTQRSVSVYRDIADRCAAIRKQRELALQILTSGIKGWEGEELNVLGDIIHVGPVILVSGVERRDRYFVLFPTTLLVLSISARMSSFVYEGKLPLTGINVVALEQSEEIKNAFEISGPMIESITVVCPSREERQHWIELLSQEQIAIRASNLSRSPTSISHSSSQNSKLQAAGAEHSSSPGNKAPWSLASFRPAPPIYALKTFGKPDAVDSCRSTKTCNERQFEDDAIILRVIEGYCLSANARFTVHSAMLDFDPLHKVNDRASFMHSRVGNWETCEDSRWLSETVKALKSQMTDLQSQVSQLCKQLEEERKSRLSLAATVKRSMAVIDGAVP from the exons ATGTCCAAGTCCGATGGGCCCAAACTCGTCACAGCCCTCTTCTCCTTCAAGGGAAAGAACAACGATGAG CTATGCTTCAAAAAAGGTGacattattacaataacacaGACAGATGATGGCGGCTGGTGGGAAGGAACACTTAATGAGAAAACTGGCTGGTTTCCGTCCAATTATGTCAAGGAGTATAAAGCTCCAG ATTCAGGTTCGACATCAGCTAAAATGTCGCCTGAAAAGAGTTCACCTGATTCCCCAATCCATCAAACACTGAACAGGGATATTGTCTTAAAAGACATAGTTGATTCCGAACGTGCAAACGTTGCAGAACTGCAGGGATTagttaataattttcttcaaCCTCTAGAAGCAGCCAATGT TATTAAAAAAGAAGAGTACAAACAGTTGATTGGAAACTTCCATGAAGTCTTAGAGACTCATCAACGTCTTTTAGCAAATTTAGATAGTGCATTATCTCAAGGGCCAGAGGCTAGAGTAGGAAATATTTTCCTAACATTAGCTCCTAAACTGAAGTCCATTCACACAACTTATTGCAATTGTCATCCGCAAGCAGTTTGCATTCTAGATAGATACAG GGATGAATTAAACGATTTTATGGAAAGGAGTGGTGCGATATCCCCGGGTATATTAGTATTAACTACTGGACTTAGTAAACCCTTTAGAAGACTGGACAAGTATTCGGCTATGCTACAAGAGTTAGAAAGGCACACAGAGAAAAATAATCCAGACAGAGGGGATACTCAGCGTAGCGTTAGTGTATATAGAGATATTGCT GATCGTTGCGCAGCAATAAGAAAACAGCGAGAGCTTGCGTTGCAAATTTTAACCAGTGGCATCAAAGGTTGGGAAGGCGAGGAATTAAACGTTTTAGGTGATATTATTCACGTTGGCCCTGTCATTCTTGTGTCAGGGGTTGAAAGAAGAGACagatattttgtattatttccgacgacttTACTCGTATTAAGTATAAGCGCCAGAATGAGTTCATTTGTATATGAG GGAAAACTTCCCTTGACTGGAATAAATGTTGTAGCGTTAGAACAATCAGAAGAGATCAAGAATGCCTTCGAAATTTCTG GTCCGATGATCGAGAGCATAACGGTGGTGTGTCCCAGCCGTGAGGAGCGTCAGCACTGGATCGAGTTGCTGTCGCAGGAGCAGATAGCCATCCGTGCCTCGAACCTGAGTCGCTCGCCCACCAGCATATCTCAC TCGAGCAGCCAGAACTCGAAGCTTCAAGCAGCAGGAGCGGAGCACTCATCGTCCCCAGGGAATAAGGCGCCTTGGAGCCTTGCTTCATTTAGACCAGCACCACCGATTTATGCGCTAAAGACTTTTGGAAAGCCAGATGCTGTGGACAGTTGCCGGTCGACTAAAACGTGCA atgaaCGACAGTTTGAGGACGATGCGATAATTTTGAGAGTAATCGAAGGATATTGTTTGTCGGCTAACGCGAGGTTTACCGTACACTCTG CTATGTTGGATTTCGACCCCCTTCATAAGGTAAACGATAGAGCGTCGTTTATGCATAGTAGAGTCGGAAATTGGGAAACGTGCGAAGACAG CAGGTGGCTGTCGGAAACTGTTAAAGCCTTGAAGAGCCAAATGACGGATCTGCAGTCGCAGGTATCGCAGTTGTGCAAGCAGCTGGAGGAAGAGCGAAAGTCTCGTCTGTCGTTGGCTGCAACTGTCAAACGTAGCATGGCCGTCATTGACGGCGCCGTGCCTTAG
- the LOC100678140 gene encoding rho guanine nucleotide exchange factor 7 isoform X8 — MSKSDGPKLVTALFSFKGKNNDELCFKKGDIITITQTDDGGWWEGTLNEKTGWFPSNYVKEYKAPDSGSTSAKMSPEKSSPDSPIHQTLNRDIVLKDIVDSERANVAELQGLVNNFLQPLEAANVIKKEEYKQLIGNFHEVLETHQRLLANLDSALSQGPEARVGNIFLTLAPKLKSIHTTYCNCHPQAVCILDRYRDELNDFMERSGAISPGILVLTTGLSKPFRRLDKYSAMLQELERHTEKNNPDRGDTQRSVSVYRDIADRCAAIRKQRELALQILTSGIKGWEGEELNVLGDIIHVGPVILVSGVERRDRYFVLFPTTLLVLSISARMSSFVYEGKLPLTGINVVALEQSEEIKNAFEISGPMIESITVVCPSREERQHWIELLSQEQIAIRASNLSRSPTSISHSSSQNSKLQAAGAEHSSSPGNKAPWSLASFRPAPPIYALKTFGKPDAVDSCRSTKTCNERQFEDDAIILRVIEGYCLSANARFTVHSAMLDFDPLHKVNDRASFMHSRVGNWETCEDRWLSETVKALKSQMTDLQSQVSQLCKQLEEERKSRLSLAATVKRSMAVIDGAVP; from the exons ATGTCCAAGTCCGATGGGCCCAAACTCGTCACAGCCCTCTTCTCCTTCAAGGGAAAGAACAACGATGAG CTATGCTTCAAAAAAGGTGacattattacaataacacaGACAGATGATGGCGGCTGGTGGGAAGGAACACTTAATGAGAAAACTGGCTGGTTTCCGTCCAATTATGTCAAGGAGTATAAAGCTCCAG ATTCAGGTTCGACATCAGCTAAAATGTCGCCTGAAAAGAGTTCACCTGATTCCCCAATCCATCAAACACTGAACAGGGATATTGTCTTAAAAGACATAGTTGATTCCGAACGTGCAAACGTTGCAGAACTGCAGGGATTagttaataattttcttcaaCCTCTAGAAGCAGCCAATGT TATTAAAAAAGAAGAGTACAAACAGTTGATTGGAAACTTCCATGAAGTCTTAGAGACTCATCAACGTCTTTTAGCAAATTTAGATAGTGCATTATCTCAAGGGCCAGAGGCTAGAGTAGGAAATATTTTCCTAACATTAGCTCCTAAACTGAAGTCCATTCACACAACTTATTGCAATTGTCATCCGCAAGCAGTTTGCATTCTAGATAGATACAG GGATGAATTAAACGATTTTATGGAAAGGAGTGGTGCGATATCCCCGGGTATATTAGTATTAACTACTGGACTTAGTAAACCCTTTAGAAGACTGGACAAGTATTCGGCTATGCTACAAGAGTTAGAAAGGCACACAGAGAAAAATAATCCAGACAGAGGGGATACTCAGCGTAGCGTTAGTGTATATAGAGATATTGCT GATCGTTGCGCAGCAATAAGAAAACAGCGAGAGCTTGCGTTGCAAATTTTAACCAGTGGCATCAAAGGTTGGGAAGGCGAGGAATTAAACGTTTTAGGTGATATTATTCACGTTGGCCCTGTCATTCTTGTGTCAGGGGTTGAAAGAAGAGACagatattttgtattatttccgacgacttTACTCGTATTAAGTATAAGCGCCAGAATGAGTTCATTTGTATATGAG GGAAAACTTCCCTTGACTGGAATAAATGTTGTAGCGTTAGAACAATCAGAAGAGATCAAGAATGCCTTCGAAATTTCTG GTCCGATGATCGAGAGCATAACGGTGGTGTGTCCCAGCCGTGAGGAGCGTCAGCACTGGATCGAGTTGCTGTCGCAGGAGCAGATAGCCATCCGTGCCTCGAACCTGAGTCGCTCGCCCACCAGCATATCTCAC TCGAGCAGCCAGAACTCGAAGCTTCAAGCAGCAGGAGCGGAGCACTCATCGTCCCCAGGGAATAAGGCGCCTTGGAGCCTTGCTTCATTTAGACCAGCACCACCGATTTATGCGCTAAAGACTTTTGGAAAGCCAGATGCTGTGGACAGTTGCCGGTCGACTAAAACGTGCA atgaaCGACAGTTTGAGGACGATGCGATAATTTTGAGAGTAATCGAAGGATATTGTTTGTCGGCTAACGCGAGGTTTACCGTACACTCTG CTATGTTGGATTTCGACCCCCTTCATAAGGTAAACGATAGAGCGTCGTTTATGCATAGTAGAGTCGGAAATTGGGAAACGTGCGAAGACAG GTGGCTGTCGGAAACTGTTAAAGCCTTGAAGAGCCAAATGACGGATCTGCAGTCGCAGGTATCGCAGTTGTGCAAGCAGCTGGAGGAAGAGCGAAAGTCTCGTCTGTCGTTGGCTGCAACTGTCAAACGTAGCATGGCCGTCATTGACGGCGCCGTGCCTTAG
- the LOC100678140 gene encoding rho guanine nucleotide exchange factor 7 isoform X1 — protein MSKSDGPKLVTALFSFKGKNNDELCFKKGDIITITQTDDGGWWEGTLNEKTGWFPSNYVKEYKAPGTSLQSFSFSDSDSGSTSAKMSPEKSSPDSPIHQTLNRDIVLKDIVDSERANVAELQGLVNNFLQPLEAANVIKKEEYKQLIGNFHEVLETHQRLLANLDSALSQGPEARVGNIFLTLAPKLKSIHTTYCNCHPQAVCILDRYRDELNDFMERSGAISPGILVLTTGLSKPFRRLDKYSAMLQELERHTEKNNPDRGDTQRSVSVYRDIADRCAAIRKQRELALQILTSGIKGWEGEELNVLGDIIHVGPVILVSGVERRDRYFVLFPTTLLVLSISARMSSFVYEGKLPLTGINVVALEQSEEIKNAFEISGPMIESITVVCPSREERQHWIELLSQEQIAIRASNLSRSPTSISHSSSQNSKLQAAGAEHSSSPGNKAPWSLASFRPAPPIYALKTFGKPDAVDSCRSTKTCNERQFEDDAIILRVIEGYCLSANARFTVHSAMLDFDPLHKVNDRASFMHSRVGNWETCEDSRWLSETVKALKSQMTDLQSQVSQLCKQLEEERKSRLSLAATVKRSMAVIDGAVP, from the exons ATGTCCAAGTCCGATGGGCCCAAACTCGTCACAGCCCTCTTCTCCTTCAAGGGAAAGAACAACGATGAG CTATGCTTCAAAAAAGGTGacattattacaataacacaGACAGATGATGGCGGCTGGTGGGAAGGAACACTTAATGAGAAAACTGGCTGGTTTCCGTCCAATTATGTCAAGGAGTATAAAGCTCCAGGTACATCTTTGCAAAGTTTCAGCTTTAGCGATTCAG ATTCAGGTTCGACATCAGCTAAAATGTCGCCTGAAAAGAGTTCACCTGATTCCCCAATCCATCAAACACTGAACAGGGATATTGTCTTAAAAGACATAGTTGATTCCGAACGTGCAAACGTTGCAGAACTGCAGGGATTagttaataattttcttcaaCCTCTAGAAGCAGCCAATGT TATTAAAAAAGAAGAGTACAAACAGTTGATTGGAAACTTCCATGAAGTCTTAGAGACTCATCAACGTCTTTTAGCAAATTTAGATAGTGCATTATCTCAAGGGCCAGAGGCTAGAGTAGGAAATATTTTCCTAACATTAGCTCCTAAACTGAAGTCCATTCACACAACTTATTGCAATTGTCATCCGCAAGCAGTTTGCATTCTAGATAGATACAG GGATGAATTAAACGATTTTATGGAAAGGAGTGGTGCGATATCCCCGGGTATATTAGTATTAACTACTGGACTTAGTAAACCCTTTAGAAGACTGGACAAGTATTCGGCTATGCTACAAGAGTTAGAAAGGCACACAGAGAAAAATAATCCAGACAGAGGGGATACTCAGCGTAGCGTTAGTGTATATAGAGATATTGCT GATCGTTGCGCAGCAATAAGAAAACAGCGAGAGCTTGCGTTGCAAATTTTAACCAGTGGCATCAAAGGTTGGGAAGGCGAGGAATTAAACGTTTTAGGTGATATTATTCACGTTGGCCCTGTCATTCTTGTGTCAGGGGTTGAAAGAAGAGACagatattttgtattatttccgacgacttTACTCGTATTAAGTATAAGCGCCAGAATGAGTTCATTTGTATATGAG GGAAAACTTCCCTTGACTGGAATAAATGTTGTAGCGTTAGAACAATCAGAAGAGATCAAGAATGCCTTCGAAATTTCTG GTCCGATGATCGAGAGCATAACGGTGGTGTGTCCCAGCCGTGAGGAGCGTCAGCACTGGATCGAGTTGCTGTCGCAGGAGCAGATAGCCATCCGTGCCTCGAACCTGAGTCGCTCGCCCACCAGCATATCTCAC TCGAGCAGCCAGAACTCGAAGCTTCAAGCAGCAGGAGCGGAGCACTCATCGTCCCCAGGGAATAAGGCGCCTTGGAGCCTTGCTTCATTTAGACCAGCACCACCGATTTATGCGCTAAAGACTTTTGGAAAGCCAGATGCTGTGGACAGTTGCCGGTCGACTAAAACGTGCA atgaaCGACAGTTTGAGGACGATGCGATAATTTTGAGAGTAATCGAAGGATATTGTTTGTCGGCTAACGCGAGGTTTACCGTACACTCTG CTATGTTGGATTTCGACCCCCTTCATAAGGTAAACGATAGAGCGTCGTTTATGCATAGTAGAGTCGGAAATTGGGAAACGTGCGAAGACAG CAGGTGGCTGTCGGAAACTGTTAAAGCCTTGAAGAGCCAAATGACGGATCTGCAGTCGCAGGTATCGCAGTTGTGCAAGCAGCTGGAGGAAGAGCGAAAGTCTCGTCTGTCGTTGGCTGCAACTGTCAAACGTAGCATGGCCGTCATTGACGGCGCCGTGCCTTAG
- the LOC100678140 gene encoding rho guanine nucleotide exchange factor 7 isoform X7, translated as MSKSDGPKLVTALFSFKGKNNDELCFKKGDIITITQTDDGGWWEGTLNEKTGWFPSNYVKEYKAPDSGSTSAKMSPEKSSPDSPIHQTLNRDIVLKDIVDSERANVAELQGLVNNFLQPLEAANVIKKEEYKQLIGNFHEVLETHQRLLANLDSALSQGPEARVGNIFLTLAPKLKSIHTTYCNCHPQAVCILDRYRDELNDFMERSGAISPGILVLTTGLSKPFRRLDKYSAMLQELERHTEKNNPDRGDTQRSVSVYRDIADRCAAIRKQRELALQILTSGIKGWEGEELNVLGDIIHVGPVILVSGVERRDRYFVLFPTTLLVLSISARMSSFVYEGKLPLTGINVVALEQSEEIKNAFEISGPMIESITVVCPSREERQHWIELLSQEQIAIRASNLSRSPTSISHSSSQNSKLQAAGAEHSSSPGNKAPWSLASFRPAPPIYALKTFGKPDAVDSCRSTKTCNERQFEDDAIILRVIEGYCLSANARFTVHSGGCRKLLKP; from the exons ATGTCCAAGTCCGATGGGCCCAAACTCGTCACAGCCCTCTTCTCCTTCAAGGGAAAGAACAACGATGAG CTATGCTTCAAAAAAGGTGacattattacaataacacaGACAGATGATGGCGGCTGGTGGGAAGGAACACTTAATGAGAAAACTGGCTGGTTTCCGTCCAATTATGTCAAGGAGTATAAAGCTCCAG ATTCAGGTTCGACATCAGCTAAAATGTCGCCTGAAAAGAGTTCACCTGATTCCCCAATCCATCAAACACTGAACAGGGATATTGTCTTAAAAGACATAGTTGATTCCGAACGTGCAAACGTTGCAGAACTGCAGGGATTagttaataattttcttcaaCCTCTAGAAGCAGCCAATGT TATTAAAAAAGAAGAGTACAAACAGTTGATTGGAAACTTCCATGAAGTCTTAGAGACTCATCAACGTCTTTTAGCAAATTTAGATAGTGCATTATCTCAAGGGCCAGAGGCTAGAGTAGGAAATATTTTCCTAACATTAGCTCCTAAACTGAAGTCCATTCACACAACTTATTGCAATTGTCATCCGCAAGCAGTTTGCATTCTAGATAGATACAG GGATGAATTAAACGATTTTATGGAAAGGAGTGGTGCGATATCCCCGGGTATATTAGTATTAACTACTGGACTTAGTAAACCCTTTAGAAGACTGGACAAGTATTCGGCTATGCTACAAGAGTTAGAAAGGCACACAGAGAAAAATAATCCAGACAGAGGGGATACTCAGCGTAGCGTTAGTGTATATAGAGATATTGCT GATCGTTGCGCAGCAATAAGAAAACAGCGAGAGCTTGCGTTGCAAATTTTAACCAGTGGCATCAAAGGTTGGGAAGGCGAGGAATTAAACGTTTTAGGTGATATTATTCACGTTGGCCCTGTCATTCTTGTGTCAGGGGTTGAAAGAAGAGACagatattttgtattatttccgacgacttTACTCGTATTAAGTATAAGCGCCAGAATGAGTTCATTTGTATATGAG GGAAAACTTCCCTTGACTGGAATAAATGTTGTAGCGTTAGAACAATCAGAAGAGATCAAGAATGCCTTCGAAATTTCTG GTCCGATGATCGAGAGCATAACGGTGGTGTGTCCCAGCCGTGAGGAGCGTCAGCACTGGATCGAGTTGCTGTCGCAGGAGCAGATAGCCATCCGTGCCTCGAACCTGAGTCGCTCGCCCACCAGCATATCTCAC TCGAGCAGCCAGAACTCGAAGCTTCAAGCAGCAGGAGCGGAGCACTCATCGTCCCCAGGGAATAAGGCGCCTTGGAGCCTTGCTTCATTTAGACCAGCACCACCGATTTATGCGCTAAAGACTTTTGGAAAGCCAGATGCTGTGGACAGTTGCCGGTCGACTAAAACGTGCA atgaaCGACAGTTTGAGGACGATGCGATAATTTTGAGAGTAATCGAAGGATATTGTTTGTCGGCTAACGCGAGGTTTACCGTACACTCTG GTGGCTGTCGGAAACTGTTAAAGCCTTGA